tagaaatcctcattaaATGTTAAATGATTTTCAATTTGAacgtcattatttctatatagcctacactttctcgttctgaacttctaacgcgAGTGGGACGGGTGTGGCTTCATGACAATGATctcaagagcagctgctcaccgatttgacagctccaacgcaGTTTCACTTCGGACAccgccaaaacatcagctatgcggGTGTTTGCTATCGCCAGTTAACACTTGATCTGATTGACTATAGCCTTCGTCTCTCTAGGGCTGGCCAGTAAGAGAGTTGTGAAAATGGTGTATTGAATTTCCAGGCTTAATGTCTCGCATTTAAAGCCTGAATTCATTCAATCAAGCATTTACTGTGTAGAAATAGCATTTGGTCTTTCACAGCGGTACTGGAGGTTTGACTGAATTCTGGCTTGGAAAATGTTCTTTATATGTGTAGAGCACAACATAGAGTCAAATCCACAGTTTACCTGCTATGTAAAAGATCCCTCTGAAATTCTGGGGCAGTGTTAGGCAGTGTCATGGGTTTCTCTCCAAAAGAGGAGAGAAACCCATGAAGCTTTAATGCTAGCCTAGTAAAGGGACATTTAATAGGGGTCCTATATGGGGCCCCACATAGGGACCCATGCATCTCGAGGCCTCTTTCTTACAGTTGTAACTCTGACCGAATCCAAATGGCTGGTGGAATTATAGCAGGCCTACCTACTGCTGCTCAGTCTGTCCTCAACATCACGCCAGCCGGCCTGatggcagtacagtacagtacagtgcagtaggtTTAGATCTACTAAACTAATCCAAGCCACCCTGTGATGCTCTAAATCCAGCTACTGATGGTTAACCTAGCTGGCTGATTGTTAATCAACGCTTAAAGAAATCCTCTATGGCATTGTTTACTGGTGGACTGAGAGCAAGGAATGCTGGGTAACTGTCAAAATGATTCTGTCACCACCCCAGGAAGAATGGTTGGTCACTTCATCGTCAGGGCAACCCCCTCACCACATCAATTTGTAGACATCGTGTCATTTTCATTGAACTTTTCTCCTTCTGACTTGGAAGAATTTATCCCAGTAAAACTAAAAAGTTTCATGATACTACTCTATTAAATTATAAGACACTCAGAAGGGGCAGGACTGTGCTTCTAACACTGACCTGAAGATGAGGAGATAAGCTTTCTGATTTGTGGGCGGGATAAGCTATGTCACTGTAGCGATTCTGTGGAAAGAGAAACATCAGAAACTTGCCAACACTCACTGAAACACAGTGGGGGTTACTGTATATGAAAGTGATGGGAAATCTCACACTAGTTTGAAACCTTTTCACTTAAATGCAGAGAAagacttcacatttccataacaATGCAGAATTCAGACTCATGCTTTTCAAATATCAATCACATAtatatttgtctttttttttgtctATACAACATACAATGCCATGATTGGCACGTACAATATTGCACACTATAAAGTAATGTCCTCACAGTCTGTCATCACCCTGTGTAGGGGGAGACTGCTGCTCTGACAACATGTGGAGAGTAACGTTGAGAAATCAAATAATGCTGTGACAAATTAGACCAGCAAGCCCGGTCTAGTTTGGATTATATTGGAGCTGTAGCACCATAGAAAGATACTGCCTTGGCCTTTTGGCCTACATCCAGAAAAACCTCACAAGGGGCTCTTAGGGCATCCATCCATCATCCGTCTCCATCTCATCCCCACTGACTGACTACTGTATACGTCCAGTTACATTTTACATGGTGCAAGAGGTGGACAGACACAACCCCACATCTCTGATGACTATCCATGCTCACATTAGaagtgctgctgctgttgctgttctAGGGGCCATTCTCTGCTCTCCTGCCTGTGGAGGGAGACAGGCTACAGAAAAGGGCCTCTCTGGTTTGGCTTGTTAGTGTTGACCAATAGCCATACAGCAAACAGTATAGAACTTACAAATGAAAACATACAGTGGTCGAGAGAGATATCATTAACATCGACCACAATGTGAAGCACGTAAACGAGTGGAGTGTATAAGGCACCAGGTTGTTCTGACGTCAGAGAGGATGCGCCCTCGCGGCTCAGCATGCATGTAGCCGCGCGCTGATGCGTCTTTTTACGCGTCTCGCGCTGCCATCACCGGTTGAGCATCTGTTTTTTGTGCCCCATCCCACCCTCCCCCGAAAAAGAAAACTTGCCCACAGAAAACGTGGGCATTTTAGGATTTAAATACAGCTGATTCACAAAATCATAATTAGTATATCTAAGTTAGCACATTTTTTATCTAACCATTGTTCCAAATTTGAATGGACATGGTGCAAAAGGGTTGATATTCAATAGTAAAGATGCTTCTATCCCGTTTAGGCCAATATCGACTCTGCTCTCATAAAAGACTCCATAATGTAGGCCTATGACATGATAAAAACGCGTTTCATAACTACATTTTCGATCAAATTAAACACTATAACTTTCCCAAATGCCTTTTTAAAAGAGATTTAGGCCTACGCATATTGGCAGAAGTGTCTATTTTTTTCAGTCTGTGCGTTGCATTCTGCAGTACACGTTAATAGATAGCGCTTTACTTTTTATTTCCTGCGTACCTTATATTAATAAACTACAACTGATTTCAGATATTGGTTTGCTAAAGTAatttatcatatatatatatatatatatttttttttttttttgtgctgaTGTCAAATGTTGGTTTACATGGAGATCTTCGTAATTTCCAATTTACGTTTTTTTTCGTTTTGCACTTTGGAAACCTTTCCGAAATAGCTTGGACGTGTGCAAAATCGGGTTGTTTGTTAGAGCAATAAACACTCTGTTCATTGTCATTTAAATCAAGTAGGAAACAGTTCATATTTTACAGTTCAAACAAGTTATTGATAGCAGCGGCTTACTGTTAAAATGGTTGGTAAGTGGGTGACATCCAGCAATGAACGACGAGACAGTAGGCTACTGCCAGTCTGACTGTGAAGGTTGTGTGTGGGGTGGTTCCCTTGGAATTCTCTCTTTATATTTTACAGTAAAAGTCTGATTATAAAGTCTGTTGTTTGTTGTTATTTATTTCTGCTCAAGCCGGTAATCCGTCAATCATCGTCCCCGTCGTCACCATGTTGGCCCTCCGGTAGGAGTTCGGAGGCCCGTTTCTCTCTACTCCGCTCCTGGATCTTTCTCATCTCCTCCGCATATTTACAGAACGTGTTGCCGAATTTGGACCACACTTTGCACGGAACAGTGATGGAGTTCCGGTAGGTAGGCTTCACCTCGCTGACCCGCATGAACACTCCGTACTTGTTAGAACCCACGTCGAAGAAAAAGCGTTTGTTGTCAACAGTCAAGGAAGTGCCCTCGGGTAGTTCTGCTGGTTCCTCGTCTACACCGTAATCATCGATGAGTTTGGCCAAAGCGTCACGGAACTCGATAAGTCCCTGCGCTGGAAGCGCGATGGTCTGGCCTTGTGCACTTCCCAATCCGGGCCCCCGATTAACGGTCTGACGGATCCTTAGGAACCGCCCCCTCTGGTTCTCTTTCAGATCCATGTAATATTTGCGATTCTCTCGCACTAGAAATTCGCTCTTGAGGGCACGCCGGGGCTCATCCTGCACTATATCCGGGTTGCTCGGGCCCAGCTGGGCGTAATGTTCGATGAAGTCCCCGAGATAGTCACGGAACTCCACTGCCACTGACATAGAGAGAGTGAGGCGGCTCTTATTTCCCCCAGCTCCGACCTCGGCTATCTTTAGGAAGCGGCCTTTTGCATTCTGCTTCACGTCTAGGTAGAAGCGCTTATTCTGGATGTCGACTCGCTTTGACGCGAGCTCCTCCGTGTCGTGTTGCAGTCTTGCCGCGGCGCCCATCGCGCCCGGAGGCAGGGAGCCGGGGCCTGTGGCCAGCCCTCCGTGGTCACTGCCACTGTCTCTGTCCGCCATGATGCTGCCTCCTGCTTACCTTCCACCGTCTCCCTCAGCCTGCTGCAACCTCGACTGCCTGTCAACCACACCGACGATATCGCGAGAGCGCTACGCTTTAGAAAGGAAACGAAAGCAGGCTACTGTAGTTCATATTACATGCTGTTCTGAGAGGGGTGTATTCAAGAGATACACGTTTGCGTCTAAGCTGTGTAGCAGCTGCACATAATTCAGTAACGTTGCAACTAAATTGAAGCTCTTCACAATGTGTTATGCATCATTATAATGTCCCGCATTTGTATCTCCTATTAGTAATATGAAATCATAATCTTGCACAGAATTGCCTATACTATACTTCCACTGGTCATCATCTGTCATGAGAGAAACGGGTGTTTTGCCTGCATCTGTAGCATCTAGCACATTCCTCGAATGAAACACTAGCCCACCCATGTGTCAAACCGAGCAGAGACAGATCATACAAACCTGTATTTTATTGATATACGTCGTCTCTTGTTAATCACTCTTACATTTAAACATAATACAGCAAGGTGGATAAAATGACATATAAAAGTCGAATGAACTGATAAAGGTTTATTTGTCTTTCCATGAGAGAATAGACTCATATGTTTGAAAGTGTTGAAGGAGTGATTTGATTGAGAATAAAAATGGAGCttcaaaaagaaaaaatatttgtatgaataacTAAAATAATATTTAGTCTATTATGTGAACTGTAAGATGATGAGGTAGAATGAGTCACATATCATTAGTGTGATCAGAAATCACCTTATTAATCAGTTATCTTCCAGTGACTGATAACGACATCATTCTGACGCTGTTTCAGCGCAAATTCTCTGACCTCCAAGCAAGGACGGTTAGCTCGCGCTCTGAACGGGCGAGCGGGGGAATCTTGAATTAATtaagtgattgattgattggggaggagaatgagggagggatggCACGGTAGAGGGAGGAGAATAACTTGTGAGCCACCACTGTGAAGCTGTGTATGAGCAAGCTTTCGTCACACTGTTAAGGGTTTGAGAAGAGAACAACATATTTTAATAAAGGCATCCACCTATCCTGTACAAAGATAAGGAGTATCATTTTTGGCACATGTGGCTTCCGTATTACTTCGATGCTGGTTGGCCTAATCGATATTCTCACATGTGGCCACACGCTGAGCCACTCGGCCACCACCACACACATTATTCATTTTCTCTCGGTGCAGAAATCTCCAGCCCTGCATGAACATGCCCGCAGGACCCAGTGCCTTTCTAATAGGTGAATCCGTTGTTGGGCATCGTTCCGTGAGGGTTGCCTGTTTGGCGCTAGCTGCATCGTAACCAGTGGTTTGGTCAGattagacagaaagagaggtatCCAATTTACAGGTTGTCGTGCTATAGGCTACTACTGGAACCATTGAGACATTTTCGCAGCGTTAGTCATCGCACTAGCCGCAGTGTAGCCTTGTCTCTCTGAATAGCCAGCCCTCTAGTTCAGTACGCACTCTTCTAAGTGTTGGGTTTGGTTGATCCCATCATTTTAAACTGAACCGCAACCGAACCATATGCTGCTGCTATAATGGTCGTCCATGGTTCTGACTTCGGGCGGTTTCTCTGACCTGTTGTCAGTGGTCTGAGGGGTGTTGGGCCAGTGTGTTGGGCGCGCGGCTCCGGTCATTAGTGTTTGCGCAGGAAGTGGCAGCCGACGCCAGTGGCCGAGCAGGTGATGTTTGCTCACGTAAGCCGTTCGCGTTTGAGGGGTGCAAGGGACGCGGCTGGAGGGATTGCGCTGTTGCATCGTCTAACTGGATAACCAGATAACCGCTGTATTCTGTAGTCTCCGTTTTACCGAAAAGGAATCCGATTTTTCTACACTTCTGAAGGTGGATCAAGAAGCCCGaccttgtgtgtgtctgtctgtgtatttaTGCTCTTTTTTTCCTGTGCGCGGAATCTAACAATAATTTTCCGTTATAGAAAGGCAATGCGCCCACCCATGCGATGACATTTGTTGGAGAGAGAAGACTGACTATAGAGGCTTCATGCAGAACCTCTGGTTTCGAGTAGAGGATCATTTACTAGTCTTGGTTTGCGTTTCAGGAGAAAAAAATAGTGTTGAAGGAGAATGCAGCAACCACATTTTTAACCATGCAGAACCGGGCCGTTTCCGGTTCTTAGGCTCGTGTGTCCCCATCTGAAAGTTTATGGGGAAAGCGGCAGACACAGATGGCATGGACACTTATACAAGGTCTGCCGCTCTGCCCTGCTATCGGAGCCTATTCGCAGTCTCCCACTTCAACCCCGCTCCGTCATCCGCGCCCCTTAGCCGCCCCAGCACTGCAGCAACCGAGCCACGGCCGACGGCATGAGGCTTGATCCGGTGCATTTCTCCATGCTGGTCATCGGGGTATCCTTTGCCTGTTACGCCCCGAGTCTCAATTCCCTCCAGGACCAGGCGTATCGATCTGCCGTGGTCATCGAGGGCGAGGTGCGCTCCTCACCGGAAAACGTCTCTCGGGAGCCTTACAGTGTAAATGTCAAAGTGCTGGACGTGTGGCCCGTGAACAGTGGCGGGCTCGAGcgggagcagctcgtgactgtcGGAGACTTCAGTTCCGAGGCCCCGTGCACCACTGTGGAGGAGAATCacagatatatatttttcatgGACCCAACAGGCGAGCCTTTAGTATTCAAGGCATCGTTTGCTCCGCTGGACGCCAGCGGAACGGACCTGAAGAAGGATGTGGAGAGCGTGTTGTGTGAGGACTGCGGTAAGTTTAGCTTTTATTGGACGCTTTAGGGCCGCACGCTAATGCCCCGGTGATATAAGGAGTCTCCGGCCTCCTTGTGAGTGCTTATAGGTGATGATTGACACGGTTCAACTCTCCATGCCTGGTGACACAAACAAGACGGTGCATTTTTTTCGAGGACATAAGACCATGCATGGATGTGTGAGACAGATGTCCTAGCGGCTGTAGTACATTAGGATATAGGTAAAAGTGATGTAGAATAGGCTATACTTGGTGACGAGTGAGACGATTATCATGTATAAAGCACTTTGATCTGATATGGACAATCCATCAATATGAAAATGATATACCGTCCATAGTGTGCATGTTGGTAAGATATTGGCCTGCTTGGCTATGTGGAGTCAAAAGATGGAGCATAGATGCTGTACAAAAgcctcagagtgtgtgtgtgtgtgtgtgtgtgtgtgtgtgtgtgtgtgtgtgtgtgtgtgtgtgtgtgtgtgtgtgtgtgtgtgtgtgtgtgtgtgtgtgtgtgtgtgaaatattcCATGTCTGAGAATGGGGTGGCgagatattagagagagagaaagagagagtgagagaaagcgagagagagaatatggAGTGAGTCTGACAGAATATGACACAGTTTAATTTCAAATAGCCATCAGTATTAATTCAGATGTCAGTTAGCTCTCAAACAGCATGGAGACTGACACCATGTGACAGGAATTAGGGAGACCAACCAGCTAGTCCTAACCGGTCGGTGCTGTTAGATCAGGTGGTGGATATTTGGTCCCTTAGGGCCCTTCACTAAAGATCAGGGGCATCACAATGTTTCAGCACCGTGGACAGTTCATATTCTCTGACCTCTGAATAGCATCCATCCATTCTCAGTCTGTTTTATTTGTTGTCATGCATGATAAGAGTAAGACAGTGGCCTAGATCTTCCTGACaacatttcagcaccatggacagtgtaTAGTGTGCCTGACCTCTGAGTAGAATCCACGATGAGAAAATAAACAATCTTTCCTCAACTCGTTCTCAATGCCCCCATGACCACTAATCTGAAAGGCCTTGATGGGTGAAAGTGATGCAGGTGAAACGTATCCACCACTTTCACCTATCAGTGCTCATAATAGAGAGAAGACAACATGATGCTTGGAGTGTTTGTCTCTGTcagctgtgtgtttctgtatggtTGCACCATTCCCTGTCTGCAGCTGAAGTGCTATACTTGTTATTTGGTTTAGTGTCAACTCTGCTTGCTGAGAGAGGGATGACAGTATTGTAGGTAATCTGCTACTCAGATGCTGCCATCAAAGACCACAATTCCATGACTCAACAGTGACACAGACAGACTCGACTCACCACTGGAACCTCATCTATGCAAAGTCCCAGATGTACTGAGAGACAGGCTCCAGTGCTCTGACTATCTacacaagtctctctctctctgtccctatagAGCAGCATTATATCTCAGCTACGgcctcacacacaccacagaactGCTGCTCTGCTGCAAATGCCTCAGCATGCTGTCTTTAGCAGAGAGTTCTGGGGCTTGTATAAATTATGCACACTGACTGAGGTTTGAGTGTGTGTCCTTCTGTAAGCAGGATGTATATGTAACACGTAGGAACGCGGGATATGAACCTGGGTCTCCCACAGGAGCAACCAACTTCTTAGACCGTTAGACCAAGAGGATATTCCCTCTTGGGTCCGAGGGCAGACACTGGTTTTGAAAATTGCAGGAGGGGCTACCTAGTCACGTGACCATGACCAACTCACGTCTGCAACATACAGATCAGTGTTACTGTCATTTGTGGTCTAGAAACATCAAACTGTTCTGCTGTGCCTTGATTACAGTTACTGTGCGTGTGCACGTGCTtgagcacatgtgtgtgtgtgtgtgtgtgtctagatgccTAGAGGTTATCTGAGGTCTGTGTTGAGGTTCTGCATGTATGTGGTATAATCACTTCTATGACCTGGCTATTAGAGTCCTATCAGGATTGGTGTGAACATGGTTCTCCCATCAGCCACCTGCTACCGCTACAGATGTGTGTTGTATCAGACACATTCAGGTAAGCTGTACAAGCACTGCTCCTGCTTTGagctttgagtgtgtgtgtgtgtgtgtttgtgtgtttgtgtgtgtgtgtgtgtgtgtgtgtgtgtgtgtgtgtgtgtgtgtgtgtgtgtgtgtgtgtgtgtgtggacgtcaTTCCAGACCTCCCAGTGCGTTTGTGAATAATGTAACAGCACTCATCCTTTCCTGTCCCTTAGTGCAAACTGAACCAAGTCACAAGGCTTTTTAGAAGGACCATGAGAAGAGCAGATGATTGTATTTGTAAAGGCAAGGTACCTTCGTGTCCCCCTCCTCAGCCAGGCATCAATCCATCCCATGCTCAAGGATGGTTGCCACACCCCTTTCtgactctgtttctctgtgtttctctgtctctcgctctctctctctccgaggaAGTATGGGAGAttatctttctctgtttctctatctctctttctccctctctcttttggaATCTCTACCTCTTCACAGAAGATGTATGGAATCAATGCCTCAATCCTCTAATCAGTAGAATACTGTCTGTTATGCAGGTTTAGAGGATTTACAACCCCGCAGTGAGAAGTGTGTCTCTGAAATGAGAGGATAGAGAAAtatgaaagagagggggagaggtgatagagggggatggagggagtaaTGAGTGAGAGGTGACAGAGAAAGTGAGGTGTGGAGGTTAGAGAGatagtgtaagagagagagagaggtagatagatggaaggaggagaggtggtcggggagggagaggtggtagCATGGCTTGCACACGACTCAGAACCCTGTCAGGAGGGGGGAAAGacggagcgagagggggagaagggagaggagggagagaatagCTTTTCCCCACCGCTCTGCCTGCAAGCGCTTCATCAACTATTAATCACTAACTATGCTCATCCTCTCtcgcttttcctctctctctttcgctctctccctctctcgtcttcCATATCCCCCTGTTTCTacctatcctcccctctctctttcacacacatcctctattccttcctctctctcacacacatactatcaatctctttctctctctatttctgtctccccctctctcacctctccctacCTTCCCAATATCTGACCAaatctgtctccttctctcttcctccactttCCGTTCCCTCACTCCCACACTCCCTGTTCTCCTTTCTCACACAACAGGCTTTCCATATTAGGAGTGAGTGAATCTTGTACAGTAGCTTATCCTCTGGACTGTAACCAGGGTTTGAGTTGTAGTGAGGTCCAGAAGATCATTTACTGCGATTCTATGCAAGAACAAAACAGCAAAATCAAGCAAGAATTACCCCAGCCATTATCAACTTGTCTGCTGTagattcattcacctcagtccatctacagaCACATATCCAATTAGCTCTACAATGTTATACCCCTGAAAGGAGGGAAATATGAGAAATGATTCACACTGACATGTAGCATCAGCGACGTAACCAAAACGTGTGACATTTTTAGAACTATATTGTTTGTATGTTGATAAGATTTTAATGTAGACCTATAGGGAAGATAGACcatgtggagatgttcatattgaaacatacagtggttgtattttaatgtagacCTATAGGAAAGATAGACcatgtggagatgttcatattgaaacatacagtggttgtattttaatgtagacctatagggaagatagaccatgtggagatgttcatattgaaacatacagtggttgtattttaatgtagacctatagggaagatagaccatgtggagatgttcatattgaaacatacagtggttgtattttaatgtagacctatagggaagatagaccatgtggagatgttcatattgaaacatacagtggttgtattttaatgtagacctatagggaagatagaccatgtggagatgttcatattgaaacatacagtggttgtattttaatgtagacctatagggaagatagaccatgtggagatgttcatattgaaacatacagtggttgtattttaatgtagacctatagggaagatagaccatgtggagatgttcatattgaaacatATCTTCTTTAAGTTCCTAACTTGTCTGTTAAGAATAGTCAACATTTTCTAAGTTTGGGAACAACTgtactaacctctctctctgcttgtttcctctctctctatgtgtcctcctcttcctctgcttcctctTTCATGCACTACAGCAAGCCTCAGCCTCACCACTGAGCACCACATCACTAGCCTACTCAGTAGCCTACTCTCTGTAAAGCACAGTTATTGTGAGAACTTCGAAGCATATTTTTTGCTCCTGCTGAGGTAGGCTCCATTTAACGTTAGCATCTTACTTCATCCTTCTGGCTAAGTAATTCTAACCAGAGACCTTCAACGTTACTGAAATATACGTTTCTGCCGGCATCGAgacacctgactgactgacatagcCTATCTATAAGCGACTATTTACCAGTTGTGCACTCATTCTCCAAAagtcattttttgtttgtttgggggTTGTCTGTAGACATGGAGTCGCGTGTCAGTTtcaaagtggaactgacagcatttcaGCAACATGAAATCACATAAAATACACCCCCAGGAAAAatctgacatttaaaaaaaaagatctgATAGATACTAtcattttcacgttttcataaatTCGTAGAATGTTTGGGATTTACGTATAGTAAGGAATTTGACAAAATTCTATAGCAATGTAGAGTGGGAAAGTGGTCATGCATTTGTACAGTTAATAGagactgcagtaaataaaaccgaATAAAaacatacattaccagtcaaacgtttggacacacctactcattccagggtttttctttatttttactattttctacattgtagaataatagtgaagacatcaaaactctgaaataacacattctttttccatttgttttgtctgtattgtacacacctggttcccattacgttTAAAtgatttccctatttaacccgcTGGAGCCATcatggttttgtgcgtgtttATTGTTGTCAGTTGTCTCGTTTATGTGATTCTGGATTTTTGTTCTCCTTGTTGGAAGATTCtttttgagtaaagttactaTTATTACACATCTCTGAGTCCTGCGCATGACTCCGCCTTACGCACATCACCTAGACTCTGACAGAAACACGCACCTTCAATGGAGTCAGCAGGTGCATACAACCCTCCTCTACCAATGGAGGAGCGCGTCCAGCAGCACGCGACTAAGTAGCAAAGTCTCGGCACAACCATGGATCGCATGCTGCAAACCATGTagcgatgggagagagggggttttcCAGCAACCCCATCATCATCACCTCAGCTCCCACAACAACCCACACCGCTGTCCGGGTGCcaggggttcctactccagctggGGCTCTACCTGGCAACCGTTCACCCTGCTCCTTCGGGACGCGAGAGGGTAAACGCCCTCATCTCCTGTCTGACTGGTAGAGCACTCGAATGGGCCAACGCAGTCCGGGGAAGGGAAGGACCGACGTTGGACAATTATGAGGATTTTACCCACCGCGGTTTACGATCATCCACCTGAAGGGAGAGCGGGGGAACGCTTGTATCATCTcagacaggggatgaggagcgcACAAGAATTCGCTCTGGACTTTTGAACTCTGGCCGCCAGCGCGGGATGGAATGAGCAGGCCCTGATCAACCACTACAGGTGTGGTCTACGCGAGGACGTTCGTAGAGAGCtagcctgcagggacaccacccttacctttgaccagctggtggacttATCCAACAGGCTGGATAACCTGTTGGCCTCCTACGGACGTCCGGATCGGGGTCCgtcagttccatcccccagcacctcaGATCCGACGCCGATGGAGCTAGGAGGTGCTGCTATGAGGGGGaccggaggggaggggggggggcattccctgcaccagctgtggctgcagagggcacactgctggtcggtgctggggaGGTTTTCcagggagtcgaggcagcaggcagggcactggtggatcatcccaggtgagtaggcacccaactcacccagagcttcctgtttcgcacctgtgtgtatgtatagaatttcctgagttttcccagcattcccagcataaggcgctagtagattcaggtgcagctgggaactttattgaTTGTTCATTTGCAATTagattagggatccctattgttcctgttgatgtgcccttccctgtacatgccttagatagtcgtcCTTTAGGGTCGGGACTGATCAGGGAGGTAACATCTCCACTATGTATGATAATGCAGGGGGATCAtaaggagagaattagtctctttctgatcgattcacctgcgtttcctgtggtgttggggcGTCCCTGGTTGGCCGATCATGACCCCACTATTTAGTGGAAACAGGGTGCTCTCAAGGGATGATCACGtcagtgctcagggaggtgtgtaggtGTTTCCATATGTGCAACTACAGTGGAGAGTCAAAACCAGGTCTCCACCATGCACAtcccccctgaatatgccgatttggctctcgccttctgtgaaaagaaggcgactcaaatACCACCCCATCagcggggggattgtgcgataaatctcatggtagacgcagcacttcccagAAGTCACGTGTATCctttgtcacaggaggagacggcggctatggaTACATATGTCTCCAAATCTCTGGGACAAGGATACATTCGGCCTttcacttcacctgcctcctcaagttttttttttgtgaagaagaaggattgAGGTTTATGCCCATGTTTTGACTATCAAGGTATAAATCAGATCA
Above is a genomic segment from Oncorhynchus kisutch isolate 150728-3 linkage group LG19, Okis_V2, whole genome shotgun sequence containing:
- the LOC109864989 gene encoding transcriptional activator protein Pur-alpha produces the protein MADRDSGSDHGGLATGPGSLPPGAMGAAARLQHDTEELASKRVDIQNKRFYLDVKQNAKGRFLKIAEVGAGGNKSRLTLSMSVAVEFRDYLGDFIEHYAQLGPSNPDIVQDEPRRALKSEFLVRENRKYYMDLKENQRGRFLRIRQTVNRGPGLGSAQGQTIALPAQGLIEFRDALAKLIDDYGVDEEPAELPEGTSLTVDNKRFFFDVGSNKYGVFMRVSEVKPTYRNSITVPCKVWSKFGNTFCKYAEEMRKIQERSREKRASELLPEGQHGDDGDDD